From one Syntrophorhabdaceae bacterium genomic stretch:
- a CDS encoding TSUP family transporter, whose product TLALMVPPIGLLAAWIYYKQGHVNVEAAAYVCIGFFVGGLIGARVATSLPNPLLQKIFGVVLLAIALRMIFGK is encoded by the coding sequence ACCCTTGCCTTGATGGTGCCTCCCATCGGACTCCTTGCCGCATGGATTTACTACAAACAAGGCCATGTCAATGTGGAGGCGGCGGCCTATGTCTGTATCGGATTCTTTGTCGGCGGCCTCATAGGCGCCAGAGTCGCTACCAGCCTGCCTAATCCCCTGTTGCAAAAGATATTCGGTGTCGTCCTTTTAGCGATCGCCCTAAGAATGATCTTTGGGAAATAG